In the Sandaracinus amylolyticus genome, CGCCGGGTCGGCCCGAGGAGCTGCTCGTGCTGCCGCCGCTGCTCGCGCGCCTGCCGATCCTCCGCGAGCTCCCGGCGTTCTGGCCGATCTATCTCTGGCATCACCGGCGGCCCTGGACGCGGCGTCTCCATCACCTCGGCTCGTGGTCGTGCATCGCCGGCGCGGTGCTCGCGCTCGCGCTCGGCGCGTGGTGGGCGGTGCTGCTCGGTCTCGTCGTCGGCTACGGACTCGCGTTCGCCGGGCACTGGGTCGTGGAGCGCAACCGACCGCTCACCTTCGGGCGCCCGATCCTCGCGGGGATCGGCAACTGGATGATGTTCGCGCTCGAGCTCGGCGGGCGCCTCGAGGTGCACCTCCAGGTCGTGCAGGAGCAGCCGCGCGACGACTGGGACGACTACGACGTCGGCAGCAACTGATCTTGCTCGCGTGGGGCGAGCGGGTAATGTGCGCCGCGCATGACGATCCGGGACCTCGGTTACCGCCCGTACGACGGTCCACGACTGCCACCGTCGAACGCGGTCTGGGTCCTCTTCCGCTACGGCCTCGGACGCGCGTGGGCGTCGTGGCTCGTGAAGCTCGCCGCGTTCACCGCGTGGCTCCCGGTGATCGGCTTCGTCATCGGCTCGTGGGCCGCGAACTCCGCGATGGAGGCGGTCCCGCCCGAGGCGCGCGCCGAGGTGCTGCCGCCGATCGTGCATCTCTTCGCCGACGAGTCGCGCGCGCTGAGCGGGCTCTTCGGTCTCGAGACCTGGTTCTTCGTGAGCCTCGTGACGGTCGGCGCAGGCGCGGGCGCGATCGCGCACGACCGCACCCATCGCGCGTTCCAGTTCTACTTCGCGAAGCCGGTCACGCCCGAGACCTACCTCGCGGGCCGCGTCTCCGCGATCGCGACCTGGGTCTTCGCGATCGCGTTCGTCCCCGCGTTCCTCTACTGCATCGCGCTCGCCGCGTTCGGGCCGCGCGAGGAAGCGCTCGACACGCTCGGGCTCCTGCTCCCCGCGCTCGTGTTCTCGCTGCTCCTCGCGATCGTGATGTCGATCGCGTCGGTCGCGGTGTCGTCGCTGAGCGCGAGCCGCGCGCTCACGATCTCGACGTGGCTCACGGTGTTCGTCGTGCCTCACGTCATCGCAGGCGTCGTCGACGTGGTCTCGCGCGCGAGCGGTCGCCAGGAGGGCTTCCCCTGGCTCTACCTCGGCTCGTTCACCGCGATGCTCGGCACGGTGCGCGACGCGCTCTTCAAGCTCGACGATCCCAGCGCGCTCGAGTGGTACCACGCGGCCGGCGCGCTCGGCGTGATGGTCGTCGGGCTCGGAGCGCTCGCGCTGCATCGCCTGCGCGCGCAGGAGGTGATCACGTGAGCGCGGCCAGCATCCAGGCGATCGGCGTCTCGAAGTGGTACGGCAAGGTCACCGCGCTGCAGGACGTCAGCCTCCAGCTGAAGCCCGGCGTGTGGGGCCTGCTCGGCCCGAACGGCTCGGGCAAGACGACCTTCATGCGCCTCTGCGCCGGGCTCTCGAAGCCGAGCCTCGGTCAGATCCGCGTGTGCGGTGACGCGCCCTTCGCGAACCCCGAGGTGCTGCGCCGCATCGGGCTCTGCCCCGAGGCCGACGCGCTCTACGACGAGCTCACGGCGCTCGAGTTCGTCACCGCGATGGCCGAGCTCTCCGGCTACTCGCGCAAGGACGCGCGCGACCGCGCGGTGAAGGCGCTCACCGACTTCGGCCTCGACAAGGCGATGGAGCGCAAGATGGGCGGCTACAGCCGCGGCATGCGCCAGCGCGCGAAGCTCGCGCAGTCGGTGGTGCACGATCCCGACGTGCTGCTCCTCGACGAGCCGCTCACCGGCACCGACCCCACGTCGCGCCACGTGATCCTCGATCAGGTGCGCATCCGCGCGAACGCGGGCGCGGTGGTGCTCTTCTCGACGCACGTGCTGGTCGAGGTCGAGGCGCTCACCGAGCAGGTGCTGCTGATCGCGCGCGGTCAGCTCGTCGCGCAGGGCAAGGTCCACGAGATCCGCGACCTCCTCGAGGAGCACCCGCACCACGTGCGCGTCGACTGCGATCGCCCGCGCGATCTCGCGGCGGCGGTGCTC is a window encoding:
- a CDS encoding ABC transporter permease subunit; amino-acid sequence: MTIRDLGYRPYDGPRLPPSNAVWVLFRYGLGRAWASWLVKLAAFTAWLPVIGFVIGSWAANSAMEAVPPEARAEVLPPIVHLFADESRALSGLFGLETWFFVSLVTVGAGAGAIAHDRTHRAFQFYFAKPVTPETYLAGRVSAIATWVFAIAFVPAFLYCIALAAFGPREEALDTLGLLLPALVFSLLLAIVMSIASVAVSSLSASRALTISTWLTVFVVPHVIAGVVDVVSRASGRQEGFPWLYLGSFTAMLGTVRDALFKLDDPSALEWYHAAGALGVMVVGLGALALHRLRAQEVIT
- a CDS encoding DUF962 domain-containing protein; this translates as MSARALTHRAPPGRPEELLVLPPLLARLPILRELPAFWPIYLWHHRRPWTRRLHHLGSWSCIAGAVLALALGAWWAVLLGLVVGYGLAFAGHWVVERNRPLTFGRPILAGIGNWMMFALELGGRLEVHLQVVQEQPRDDWDDYDVGSN
- a CDS encoding ABC transporter ATP-binding protein, whose translation is MSAASIQAIGVSKWYGKVTALQDVSLQLKPGVWGLLGPNGSGKTTFMRLCAGLSKPSLGQIRVCGDAPFANPEVLRRIGLCPEADALYDELTALEFVTAMAELSGYSRKDARDRAVKALTDFGLDKAMERKMGGYSRGMRQRAKLAQSVVHDPDVLLLDEPLTGTDPTSRHVILDQVRIRANAGAVVLFSTHVLVEVEALTEQVLLIARGQLVAQGKVHEIRDLLEEHPHHVRVDCDRPRDLAAAVLASPEGEGVLGISFPSSTEVELETRKPDETYSVIAKMIVEGGFTVRSLTSPDASLEALFHYLVERSGRMAGTGSDAASGSAKPYQAALSPGAASAGARTEKKKGARA